The following are encoded in a window of Mustela nigripes isolate SB6536 chromosome 1, MUSNIG.SB6536, whole genome shotgun sequence genomic DNA:
- the LOC132010500 gene encoding olfactory receptor 4C11-like — MQHNNSVTEFILLGLTQNPMRQKMVFVIFFIFYVGTMVGNLLIIVTIKYSPTLGSPMYFFLFYLSLTDFCFSTSIAPRLLVDSLSAKKIITYNECMTQVFSLHLFGCMEIFVLIFMAADRYVAICKPLHYPTIMRQQVCTILIILAWIGSFIHSIAQIILALRLPFCGPNLIDHYCCDLQPLLKLACMDTYRINLLLVSNSGALCSSSFVILIISYIVILHSLRNHSAEGRKKALSTCTSHIIVVILSFGPCIFIYTRPPTTFPMDKMVTVFYTIGTPFLNPLIYTLRNAEVKNAMRKLWHIKITSESKR, encoded by the coding sequence ATGCAACACAACAACAGCGTAACTGAGTTCATACTGTTAGGATTGACCCAAAATCCCATGAGACAGAAAATGGTATTTGtaatcttcttcattttttatgtgGGAACCATGGTAGGGAATTTGCTTATTATTGTGACCATCAAGTACAGCCCTACACTTGGGAgccccatgtactttttcctattttatttgtcCCTTACAGATTTCTGCTTCTCAACATCCATAGCCCCCAGACTACTTGTGGATTCACTCTCTGCAAAAAAAATCATAACGTACAATGAGTGCATGACTCAAGTCTTTTCCCTACATTTATTTGGCTGTATGGAGATCTTTGTGCTCATCTTCATGGCTGCTGATCgttatgtggccatctgcaagcccttACATTACCCAACCATCATGAGACAACAGGTCTGCACCATCCTTATTATTCTTGCATGGATagggtcttttatccattctatAGCCCAGATTATCCTGGCCTTGAGACTGCCTTTCTGTGGACCCAATTTGATTGATCATTACTGCTGTGATTTGCAGCCCTTGCTGAAACTTGCTTGCATGGACACCTATAGGATCAACCTACTGTTGGTGTCTAACAGTGGGGCCCTTTGCTCAAGCAGTTTTGTGATTCTGATAATCTCATATATTGTCATCTTGCATTCCTTGAGAAATCACAGtgcagaagggaggaaaaaagctcTCTCAACTTGCACTTCTCACATCATAGTAGTAATCTTATCCTTTGGtccatgtatattcatatatacacgCCCCCCAACCACTTTCCCCATGGACAAGATGGTGACTGTATTTTATACTATTGGGACCCCTTTTCTCAATCCACTCATCTATACCCTGAGGAATGCAGAAGTGAAAAATGCCATGAGAAAGCTCTGGCATATCAAAATTACCTCAGAAAGCAAAAGATGA